A window of the Sphaerobacter thermophilus DSM 20745 genome harbors these coding sequences:
- a CDS encoding FtsK/SpoIIIE family DNA translocase, whose protein sequence is MAAQAKGRRKKAQTRSTARRKGNSRSTPPAALALVWRGLRAVGAWFASWEVPSRLQREVLGVLSLATAVLLALPVVLAEDQQGLIGVLGDWLRELLGRGALLVPVGLAGLAIELFVPGGDGARRRRVAGYMLFTAAVVTFLHLIGAPEVEQAGGHLGSGLGELARMAAGHAGASIIAFTVGVVGVYLLTGMDLLSAVQAWRSLRESRAAMRAAAPPAAPAAPKRRAAQAVVEETENSAPPPRPVINLPKTEPPAAKADDPPPPAQPVAKDEGEPARLPPLPLPDIKRLALYDGGTPDPAELESKAALIQESLKNFKVDAHVREIFPGPAVTMFTLEPGPGVKVRRITELQNDLALALAAPSIRIEAPVPGMARVGIEVPNSSVLTVGLRETLESAAFQRSKAKLPLALGRDVNGRYVIGDLAKMPHLLIAGSTGSGKSVCINGIIATFLLTRRPTELQMVLIDPKKVELVGFNGVPHLKCPVVTDMDKVVGTLRKVLEEMERRYQQFAALGVRNIDGYNLRRQEDPGLEIMPYLVVIIDELADLMMTTPEEVETLLVRLAQMARATGIHLLIATQRPSVDVLTGLIKANVPARIAFAVTSVTDSRVILDLPGAERLLGRGDMLFLPPDAAKPHRVQGSFIEDRDLQYVVRHWRKVAPNHQYDPNWVNVETDEPTETGEDPLMEQALQIVRQQGTASASMLQRRLRIGYNRAARLIEQMEELGYVGPADGSRGRPVYIMDEE, encoded by the coding sequence ATGGCAGCGCAGGCCAAGGGGCGCCGGAAGAAGGCACAGACGAGGAGCACGGCACGCCGGAAGGGTAATAGCCGCTCGACGCCGCCTGCCGCCCTTGCGCTGGTCTGGCGTGGCCTCAGGGCTGTCGGCGCCTGGTTCGCAAGCTGGGAGGTGCCGAGCCGTCTCCAGCGGGAAGTCCTAGGCGTCCTCTCCCTCGCCACGGCGGTGCTGCTGGCGCTCCCGGTGGTGTTGGCCGAGGACCAGCAGGGGCTGATCGGCGTGCTGGGCGACTGGCTGCGCGAACTGCTCGGCCGAGGAGCGCTCCTGGTACCGGTCGGGCTGGCAGGCCTGGCCATCGAGCTGTTCGTGCCGGGTGGTGACGGCGCACGCCGCCGCCGAGTGGCGGGTTACATGCTGTTCACCGCGGCCGTGGTCACCTTCCTTCACCTGATCGGTGCGCCGGAGGTGGAGCAAGCTGGTGGCCACCTGGGGAGCGGTCTGGGCGAGCTCGCGCGCATGGCGGCGGGCCATGCCGGGGCCTCCATCATCGCCTTCACCGTCGGTGTGGTCGGCGTCTACCTCCTGACGGGAATGGACCTCCTGAGCGCCGTGCAGGCGTGGCGCAGCCTGCGCGAGTCCCGCGCGGCGATGCGTGCAGCGGCGCCGCCCGCCGCGCCCGCAGCACCGAAGCGCCGGGCCGCGCAGGCGGTTGTCGAGGAAACTGAGAACTCGGCCCCGCCGCCGCGCCCGGTGATCAATCTGCCCAAGACAGAGCCGCCGGCTGCGAAGGCCGACGATCCCCCGCCCCCGGCGCAACCCGTGGCTAAGGATGAGGGCGAGCCAGCGCGGCTCCCGCCGTTACCCCTGCCGGACATCAAGCGCCTGGCGCTCTACGACGGTGGTACGCCGGATCCCGCTGAGCTGGAGAGCAAAGCGGCCCTGATCCAGGAGTCGCTCAAGAACTTCAAGGTCGATGCTCACGTGCGCGAGATCTTCCCCGGTCCCGCCGTCACCATGTTCACCCTCGAGCCGGGACCGGGCGTGAAAGTGCGGCGCATCACGGAGCTACAGAACGATCTCGCCCTGGCGCTGGCCGCCCCGTCGATCCGTATCGAGGCGCCCGTCCCCGGGATGGCCCGCGTCGGGATTGAGGTGCCCAACTCCAGCGTCCTCACCGTCGGGCTGCGCGAGACGCTGGAGTCGGCGGCCTTCCAGCGCTCCAAGGCGAAGCTGCCGCTGGCGCTCGGGCGCGATGTCAACGGTCGCTATGTGATCGGCGACCTGGCGAAGATGCCGCACCTCTTGATCGCTGGTTCGACCGGCTCCGGGAAGTCGGTCTGCATCAACGGCATCATCGCCACCTTCTTGCTCACCCGCCGCCCGACGGAGCTGCAGATGGTGCTCATCGACCCGAAGAAGGTCGAGCTGGTCGGGTTCAACGGCGTGCCGCACCTGAAGTGCCCGGTCGTGACCGACATGGACAAGGTGGTCGGCACGCTCCGCAAAGTGCTGGAGGAGATGGAGCGCCGCTACCAGCAGTTCGCGGCGCTCGGTGTGCGGAACATCGACGGCTACAACCTCCGGCGCCAGGAGGACCCCGGCCTCGAGATCATGCCCTACCTGGTCGTCATCATCGACGAGCTGGCCGACTTGATGATGACCACGCCCGAGGAGGTCGAGACGCTGCTCGTCCGCCTGGCGCAGATGGCGCGCGCGACGGGTATCCATCTCCTGATCGCCACGCAGCGGCCCTCGGTCGATGTGCTGACCGGGCTTATCAAGGCGAACGTCCCGGCGCGTATCGCCTTCGCGGTGACGTCGGTGACGGACAGCCGGGTGATCCTCGACCTGCCTGGGGCAGAGCGCCTGCTCGGTCGGGGTGACATGCTCTTCCTGCCCCCTGACGCTGCCAAGCCGCACCGCGTTCAGGGGTCGTTCATCGAGGACCGCGATCTGCAGTACGTCGTCCGCCACTGGCGGAAGGTAGCCCCCAACCACCAGTACGACCCGAACTGGGTGAACGTGGAGACCGACGAGCCGACCGAGACGGGGGAAGACCCGCTCATGGAGCAGGCGCTCCAGATCGTGCGCCAGCAGGGGACTGCTTCCGCCTCGATGCTCCAGCGGCGCTTGCGGATCGGCTACAACCGCGCAGCGCGCCTCATCGAGCAGATGGAGGAGCTAGGCTACGTCGGGCCGGCGGACGGCTCGCGTGGGCGGCCGGTCTACATCATGGACGAGGAGTAA
- the recR gene encoding recombination mediator RecR, giving the protein MRSRVTAEPVAKLIDEFGKLPGVGPKTASRLAYHILRSDREEAVALAEAILEVKERIVLCSTCFNITEHDPCPICSDEQRDRRTICVVEEPLDVVALDRTGEYNGLYHVLHGVLSPVDGIGPDRLRIRELVARVQADPPDEVILALNPNIEGDATAMYIARQLLPLGVTVTRPASGLPVGGDLEYADEVTLGRALAGRRAL; this is encoded by the coding sequence GTGCGATCTCGGGTTACGGCAGAACCGGTTGCCAAGCTGATTGACGAATTCGGTAAGTTGCCCGGGGTAGGCCCGAAGACGGCATCGCGCCTGGCCTACCACATCCTACGGAGCGACCGCGAGGAGGCGGTGGCACTGGCGGAGGCGATCCTCGAGGTCAAGGAGCGGATCGTGCTCTGCTCGACCTGCTTCAATATCACGGAGCACGACCCATGTCCGATCTGCTCCGATGAACAGCGGGACCGCCGCACGATCTGCGTGGTCGAGGAGCCGCTGGATGTGGTAGCGCTCGACCGGACCGGCGAATACAACGGGCTGTATCACGTGTTGCATGGTGTCCTGTCGCCGGTCGATGGAATTGGCCCGGACCGATTGCGTATCCGTGAGTTGGTCGCGCGCGTACAGGCGGACCCGCCCGATGAGGTGATTTTGGCGCTGAACCCGAACATTGAAGGCGATGCCACCGCCATGTACATTGCGCGGCAGTTGCTCCCGCTCGGCGTCACTGTCACCCGCCCGGCCAGTGGGCTGCCGGTGGGGGGCGACCTCGAGTACGCCGACGAAGTGACGCTCGGGCGAGCGCTTGCCGGGCGTCGCGCGCTCTGA
- a CDS encoding R3H domain-containing nucleic acid-binding protein, translating into MTTWRTTSATESPAPFGEEITDNLEDLLAVLPPHVVEALEAQSTPEERKELIEIVLDLGRPPEARYPDREVYLSDREVTREDIAYVAERIGRFGDDNRAGIERTLHRISAIRSRSGQIVGLTCRIGRAVYGTIGIVRDLVESGESLLLLGRPGVGKTTMLRETARVLADDLGKRVIIVDTSNEIAGDGDIPHPSIGRARRMQVPTPAMQHAVMIEAVENHMPEVIVIDEIGTELEAAAARTIAERGVQLVGTAHGNTLENLMMNPTLSDLIGGIQSVTLSDEEARRRGTQKSILERKAPPTFTMMVEIQARDRVAVYRDVASAVDAILRGQPLRVEVRQRAPDGSVTVTYEQPYHAEHAADTDRRSGRRRGGEAMHPAAEETAPVVRDVMRAGRGTPDRPARVFPFGVSRNRLEQAIHQMAAPATVVRDLRDADVVVTLKNYYRRRPQPLREAEARGIPIYVLRNNTIVQMANLLRSLFAEQLQSSVMRQESERWDEEEAEVPEDRLAAAMFEAEAAIHDVLSGEVSSVDLRPQASHVRRLQHQLAERYNLASRSRGREPQRYVEIFRRDGLP; encoded by the coding sequence TTGACAACCTGGAGGACCACATCCGCGACGGAATCGCCGGCGCCGTTCGGCGAGGAAATCACCGATAACCTGGAGGATCTGCTCGCGGTCTTGCCGCCCCACGTTGTGGAAGCACTGGAGGCGCAGAGCACGCCTGAGGAACGCAAGGAGCTTATTGAGATCGTCCTGGACCTCGGGCGGCCGCCGGAGGCGCGCTATCCGGACCGCGAGGTGTATCTCTCGGACCGCGAGGTCACACGCGAAGACATTGCCTACGTCGCGGAGCGCATCGGTCGCTTCGGCGACGACAACCGGGCCGGGATCGAGCGGACCCTGCATCGCATCTCCGCCATCCGAAGTCGCTCCGGGCAGATCGTTGGGCTGACCTGCCGGATCGGGCGGGCCGTCTACGGGACGATCGGCATCGTGCGCGATCTGGTGGAGTCGGGCGAGAGCCTGCTCCTGCTCGGTCGTCCCGGGGTCGGGAAGACCACGATGCTGCGCGAGACGGCGCGGGTCCTGGCCGACGACCTGGGTAAGCGGGTGATCATCGTCGACACGAGCAATGAGATTGCGGGCGACGGGGATATTCCCCACCCGTCGATCGGGCGTGCGCGCCGTATGCAGGTGCCGACGCCTGCCATGCAGCACGCGGTGATGATCGAGGCGGTGGAGAACCACATGCCCGAGGTCATCGTCATCGATGAGATCGGCACCGAGCTGGAGGCGGCCGCGGCGCGGACGATCGCCGAGCGCGGTGTGCAGCTCGTGGGGACGGCGCACGGGAATACCCTCGAAAACTTGATGATGAACCCGACGCTGTCCGATCTGATTGGCGGGATCCAGTCGGTGACGCTGAGCGACGAGGAGGCTCGCCGCCGCGGTACGCAGAAGTCGATCCTGGAGCGCAAGGCTCCACCGACCTTCACCATGATGGTCGAGATCCAGGCCCGTGACCGGGTGGCCGTGTACCGGGACGTGGCCAGCGCAGTCGACGCCATTCTGCGCGGGCAGCCGTTGCGGGTCGAGGTCCGGCAGCGTGCGCCGGACGGCTCGGTTACGGTTACCTACGAGCAGCCGTACCACGCCGAGCACGCTGCGGACACTGACCGGCGGAGTGGCCGGCGACGGGGTGGTGAGGCGATGCATCCGGCAGCGGAAGAGACGGCGCCGGTGGTGCGGGACGTCATGCGCGCGGGCCGGGGAACTCCGGACCGCCCCGCGCGCGTTTTCCCGTTTGGCGTGAGCCGCAACCGACTGGAGCAGGCGATTCACCAGATGGCCGCGCCGGCAACGGTCGTCCGTGACCTGCGCGACGCGGACGTGGTGGTCACCCTCAAGAACTACTACCGGCGGCGGCCGCAGCCGCTGCGGGAGGCGGAGGCGCGTGGCATCCCGATCTACGTGCTGCGCAACAACACCATCGTTCAGATGGCGAACCTGCTCCGATCGCTGTTTGCTGAGCAACTGCAGAGCAGTGTGATGCGCCAGGAGTCTGAGCGGTGGGATGAGGAGGAGGCGGAGGTTCCCGAGGATCGGCTTGCGGCGGCGATGTTCGAGGCCGAGGCTGCGATCCACGACGTGCTGAGTGGCGAGGTCTCGAGCGTCGACTTGCGGCCGCAGGCCTCGCACGTGCGACGCCTGCAGCACCAGCTTGCTGAGCGCTATAACCTTGCCTCGCGCAGCCGCGGGCGCGAGCCCCAGCGCTACGTCGAAATTTTCCGCCGGGACGGTCTTCCGTGA
- the tmk gene encoding dTMP kinase — MSLFVTFEGPEGAGKSTQIRRLASELEARGYSVVATREPGGTAIGEAIRQILLAPEHSAMLPETEALLNTAARAQHVAEVIQPALAAGKIVLCDRFVDSTLVYQGAGRGLPTSDLLALQRFATRGLWPDLTLLLDLPVEVGQARRRASGEPLSRFDADALGFHERVRTGFLALARDDPARWRIIDAAQSEEAVAREVLAVVLERLPPAPGRQ, encoded by the coding sequence GTGAGCCTGTTCGTGACGTTCGAGGGGCCGGAGGGGGCGGGCAAGTCGACCCAGATCCGGCGCCTGGCGAGTGAACTGGAGGCTCGCGGCTATTCGGTCGTGGCGACTCGCGAGCCTGGCGGGACCGCGATCGGCGAGGCCATCCGTCAGATTTTGCTCGCGCCCGAACACTCTGCTATGCTGCCGGAGACCGAAGCGTTGCTGAACACGGCCGCTCGGGCCCAGCACGTCGCGGAGGTGATTCAGCCCGCCCTCGCGGCGGGCAAGATCGTGCTCTGCGACCGTTTCGTTGACTCGACGCTGGTCTACCAGGGTGCAGGGCGCGGCCTGCCAACGAGCGATTTACTGGCACTCCAGCGCTTCGCGACGCGCGGGCTGTGGCCCGACCTGACGCTGCTGCTGGACCTGCCGGTCGAGGTCGGGCAGGCGCGTCGGCGGGCATCGGGCGAGCCCCTGAGCCGTTTCGACGCGGATGCGCTAGGATTTCACGAGCGGGTGCGCACGGGGTTCCTCGCGCTGGCACGCGATGATCCGGCGCGGTGGCGCATCATCGACGCGGCCCAGTCTGAGGAGGCGGTGGCGCGGGAGGTGCTGGCGGTCGTGCTTGAGCGACTGCCGCCGGCGCCGGGGCGCCAGTAG
- a CDS encoding cyclic-di-AMP receptor produces MKLIFAVIQGKDADNLLTALRDNGYRSTQINSAGGFLRENNVTVLIGVEDPYVPDVLRLIEQNCYTRTQYVNPLLPIMEPGEFYVPNPVEVQVGGATVFVLDVERVERIP; encoded by the coding sequence ATGAAGCTGATTTTCGCGGTGATCCAGGGGAAGGATGCAGACAACCTGCTTACGGCGCTCCGGGATAACGGCTATCGCTCGACCCAGATCAACAGCGCGGGCGGATTCTTGCGAGAGAACAATGTGACGGTCCTGATCGGCGTGGAGGATCCGTACGTGCCCGACGTGTTGCGGCTTATTGAGCAGAACTGCTATACGCGAACGCAGTATGTGAACCCGCTCCTGCCGATCATGGAGCCTGGTGAGTTTTACGTTCCGAACCCCGTCGAGGTACAGGTGGGCGGCGCGACCGTCTTCGTGTTGGACGTCGAACGCGTCGAGCGTATCCCCTAG
- a CDS encoding zinc ribbon domain-containing protein has protein sequence MEAIIARAVQVIVALGGAYLLALWFALVVWTFQDIQRRSRSVIAQIFSTLVVVLFFVPGILIYLILRPRETLDDTFQRSLEEEYLLQDLEELPLCPSCQRYVNEDFVYCPYCRADLRQPCPGCERLIDLRWEICPYCGIEQYPSEEPGHAASWERPEPAVVNRLVQGARERFSGRWSRLPDDATIAIEQPIGGAGERARTTSEKTNVPEASVWRGHSRSAADDNGSDAFEARWGEPESTAVDPLEETDELPAGVSQPGPRT, from the coding sequence ATGGAAGCCATCATCGCCCGAGCCGTCCAGGTCATCGTCGCCCTCGGCGGTGCCTACCTGCTCGCGCTCTGGTTTGCCCTGGTGGTCTGGACGTTCCAGGACATCCAGCGCCGCAGCCGCAGCGTCATCGCGCAGATTTTTTCGACGCTGGTCGTCGTTCTGTTCTTCGTTCCCGGTATCCTGATCTATCTCATTCTGCGCCCGCGCGAGACGCTCGACGATACTTTCCAGCGATCGCTGGAGGAGGAGTACCTGCTGCAGGATTTGGAGGAGCTGCCGCTCTGCCCGTCCTGCCAGCGCTACGTCAATGAGGACTTCGTCTACTGCCCATACTGCCGGGCGGACCTCCGCCAGCCCTGCCCCGGCTGCGAGCGGCTGATCGATCTTCGCTGGGAAATCTGCCCGTACTGCGGCATTGAGCAGTACCCGAGCGAGGAGCCTGGCCATGCCGCATCGTGGGAGCGGCCGGAGCCGGCCGTGGTGAACCGGCTCGTGCAGGGGGCGCGTGAGCGATTCTCCGGTCGCTGGTCGCGGTTGCCCGACGACGCGACGATCGCGATCGAGCAGCCCATCGGAGGTGCGGGCGAGCGGGCACGGACCACGTCGGAGAAGACGAACGTGCCGGAAGCGTCGGTCTGGCGAGGACACAGTCGATCGGCCGCGGACGACAACGGCAGTGACGCGTTCGAAGCCCGCTGGGGTGAGCCGGAATCCACGGCGGTCGACCCCCTGGAGGAGACGGACGAGTTGCCGGCCGGGGTCTCTCAGCCGGGGCCGCGCACCTAG
- a CDS encoding NAD(+)/NADH kinase, translated as MARIGLIAAHGKTEAESLAAEVIPWLEQRGCEVLNEDELRGGARPDVIVALGGDGLIMRVAHDLPDIPILGINVGRVGFLAMTERQHWQDALQEIIDGRYEVQEGPTLEATVFRNGQAIVDAWAINDVVIRSGMQLIDVEVYIDERYVNTYPGDGMIVATPQGSTAYCMAAGGPVLAAGVGGFAVTPICAHSPIRTTLVVPKSALIELVLASEREAHLILDGVPELELQEGDVVTVRDGAHRFRLAVLEGMNFYDAFRSKFNFMIRPDAVPTLGRRGRERP; from the coding sequence ATGGCCCGGATCGGCCTGATCGCCGCGCACGGTAAGACGGAGGCCGAGAGTCTGGCCGCCGAGGTGATCCCGTGGCTGGAGCAGCGCGGGTGCGAGGTGCTGAACGAGGATGAACTCCGGGGCGGTGCACGGCCGGACGTCATCGTCGCCCTTGGTGGCGACGGGTTGATCATGCGCGTCGCCCACGACCTGCCCGACATCCCGATTCTTGGCATCAACGTCGGGCGCGTGGGGTTCCTGGCGATGACGGAGCGTCAGCACTGGCAGGACGCTCTGCAGGAGATCATCGACGGCCGCTATGAGGTACAGGAGGGCCCCACGCTGGAGGCGACGGTCTTCCGCAACGGGCAGGCTATCGTCGACGCCTGGGCCATCAACGACGTGGTCATCCGCTCGGGTATGCAGCTGATCGACGTCGAGGTCTACATCGACGAACGCTACGTCAACACCTACCCCGGGGACGGCATGATCGTCGCCACGCCGCAGGGCAGTACGGCCTACTGCATGGCCGCGGGCGGCCCGGTGCTGGCGGCCGGCGTCGGCGGGTTCGCCGTGACCCCAATCTGCGCCCACTCACCGATCCGCACGACCCTGGTCGTGCCCAAGTCGGCCCTGATCGAGCTGGTCCTGGCGAGCGAGCGAGAGGCCCACCTCATCCTCGACGGCGTACCCGAGTTGGAGCTGCAGGAGGGCGACGTGGTGACTGTCCGCGACGGCGCCCACCGCTTCCGGCTTGCAGTGCTGGAGGGGATGAACTTCTACGACGCGTTCCGGAGCAAGTTCAATTTCATGATCCGGCCGGATGCCGTCCCGACCCTCGGTCGGCGGGGGCGTGAGAGGCCGTAA
- a CDS encoding bifunctional 4-hydroxy-2-oxoglutarate aldolase/2-dehydro-3-deoxy-phosphogluconate aldolase, translated as MHWIEESGLIAVIRLDDLSRAVELATALVEGGIRVLEFTYTNRQAGSAIEQVRTALGDVCRVGAGSVLDAETARAAMLAGAEFIVTPTLRAETIEICRRYSVPSVIGAFTATEILTAWEQGADYIKVNPARAAGPEYFKDILGPLPQVKLIPSGGVTLETGPRFLANGAVALAVGGELVDKRAVVAGDWAAVAARARQWVEMVARARAELSHGT; from the coding sequence ATGCACTGGATCGAAGAGTCGGGCCTGATCGCGGTGATTCGCCTCGACGACCTGAGCCGCGCGGTCGAGCTGGCGACGGCACTCGTCGAGGGCGGCATTCGGGTGCTGGAGTTTACCTACACCAACCGGCAGGCCGGCAGCGCGATTGAGCAGGTCCGTACGGCATTGGGTGACGTTTGCCGCGTCGGCGCGGGAAGCGTGCTCGATGCCGAAACGGCGCGGGCGGCTATGCTGGCCGGGGCCGAGTTTATCGTCACGCCGACGCTGCGAGCCGAGACGATCGAGATCTGCCGCCGCTACTCCGTCCCCTCCGTCATCGGCGCCTTCACGGCGACGGAGATCCTGACGGCGTGGGAGCAGGGCGCTGACTATATCAAGGTCAACCCGGCCCGCGCGGCCGGTCCCGAGTACTTCAAGGACATCCTCGGGCCGCTGCCCCAGGTGAAGCTGATCCCGTCGGGCGGGGTCACGCTGGAGACCGGGCCGCGCTTCCTGGCTAACGGCGCCGTGGCGCTGGCGGTGGGGGGCGAGCTGGTCGACAAGCGCGCGGTGGTCGCTGGCGACTGGGCGGCCGTTGCGGCGCGTGCGCGGCAGTGGGTGGAGATGGTGGCGCGTGCCCGAGCGGAGCTGAGCCATGGAACCTAG
- the recO gene encoding DNA repair protein RecO, with translation MEPSGERVADAPAVPSSADQSETAPRRERIRLYRTEAVVLRRRDLGEADRILTLFTARHGKLRVVAKGVRRPQSKLAGHLEPCARTSLLLAQGRNLDIITQAQLVKPYRALRENEISIAYAGYFADLLDALTVEAQPNPAAYDALVSAFEMLDRGLDPFVIARIFELHLLTVTGFRPELYRCAGCGETLEPVVNAFSAEAGGVLCPVCRQAQPQALPLPVNALKFLRLIDRDPSAAFRLRLSDSLRREIEDPLRAQIRQVVERDLGSLAVLRLLTH, from the coding sequence ATGGAACCTAGCGGAGAGCGGGTGGCCGACGCGCCGGCGGTCCCGTCCAGCGCCGACCAATCGGAGACCGCGCCTCGCCGGGAACGGATCCGGCTGTACCGCACCGAGGCTGTGGTGCTGCGCCGCCGAGACCTCGGCGAGGCGGATCGCATCCTCACGCTCTTCACCGCCCGCCACGGCAAGCTGCGCGTCGTCGCCAAAGGCGTGCGCCGTCCGCAGAGCAAGCTGGCCGGTCATCTGGAGCCATGCGCGCGAACCTCGCTGCTGCTGGCTCAGGGCCGCAACCTCGATATCATCACCCAGGCGCAGCTCGTCAAACCCTACCGCGCGTTGCGCGAGAACGAGATTTCCATCGCCTACGCGGGATACTTCGCGGATCTCCTCGACGCGCTGACGGTCGAGGCACAGCCGAATCCTGCGGCCTACGATGCGCTGGTGTCGGCATTCGAGATGCTCGATCGCGGCCTCGACCCGTTCGTGATCGCCCGGATCTTCGAACTGCACCTCTTGACGGTGACGGGCTTCCGCCCGGAGCTGTACCGCTGTGCCGGGTGCGGCGAGACACTGGAGCCGGTGGTAAATGCCTTCAGCGCCGAGGCGGGAGGCGTCCTCTGCCCTGTGTGCCGGCAGGCCCAGCCGCAGGCGCTGCCGCTCCCGGTGAATGCGCTCAAGTTCCTCCGCCTGATCGACCGCGACCCGTCGGCAGCCTTCCGCCTGCGCCTCAGCGACTCGCTGCGGCGCGAGATCGAGGATCCCCTCCGGGCGCAGATCCGGCAGGTGGTGGAGCGCGACCTCGGCTCGCTCGCTGTGCTGCGCTTGCTCACCCATTGA
- a CDS encoding PH domain-containing protein produces MAYIDGLLGQGERILIVERRHPIFIAGRLALFILAAAVLVGLGVWLGTAVSRPAGIIVGALAVIPLAWALWRFLAWHREQYVVTNARIVQVEGIITKRVMDSSLEKVNDILLTQSAMGRLFNYGTLEIVTGSEIGVNRLDALAEPFRFKRAILDARSQMGWADDRRPAPPEDVTRLLVALNDLRNAGVLSESEYLEKRAALLGSEAR; encoded by the coding sequence GTGGCATACATCGACGGACTCCTGGGCCAGGGAGAGCGCATCCTGATCGTCGAGCGACGGCATCCGATCTTCATCGCCGGGCGGCTGGCGCTGTTCATCCTCGCGGCGGCTGTGCTGGTGGGTCTCGGCGTCTGGCTCGGGACCGCCGTTTCTCGGCCGGCCGGGATTATCGTCGGGGCGCTGGCGGTCATCCCACTCGCCTGGGCGCTGTGGCGCTTCCTGGCCTGGCACCGCGAGCAGTACGTCGTCACCAACGCCCGCATCGTGCAGGTGGAGGGCATCATTACCAAGCGCGTGATGGACTCCTCGTTGGAGAAGGTGAACGACATCCTCCTGACCCAGAGCGCCATGGGTCGCCTGTTCAACTACGGCACGCTCGAGATCGTGACCGGCAGCGAAATCGGGGTGAACCGGCTCGACGCGCTCGCGGAGCCGTTCCGGTTCAAGCGCGCGATCCTTGACGCGCGCAGTCAGATGGGGTGGGCAGATGACCGCCGCCCTGCCCCGCCGGAGGATGTGACGCGGCTGTTGGTCGCCTTGAACGACCTGCGGAACGCGGGCGTCCTGTCGGAGTCCGAGTATCTGGAGAAGCGGGCAGCCCTGCTCGGGTCGGAAGCGCGGTGA
- a CDS encoding purine-nucleoside phosphorylase, translated as MTHADLNALLVASGLSPRVALVIGSGLAPVVAELDVAARAAMDDLFRVQVPAVPGHAREVVVGRFAGVPILVYLGRYHLYQGLTAADVAAPIRALQGTPVRRLVLTNAAGGLDPAFQVGDLMLIRDHLNLPGLAGQSPLIPPRGAEVDFIPMRDAYSPELRELAHAAARAVGVSLREGVYAMVAGPSYETAAELRFLRAAGADAVGMSTVPEVVMARAIGLDVLALSTITNRAVADEPATPSHEEVVREGARAAERLAAVLRELLPRLAGQ; from the coding sequence GTGACGCACGCTGATCTGAACGCCCTGCTGGTTGCCAGTGGTCTCTCGCCGCGGGTGGCGCTGGTCATCGGATCGGGGCTCGCGCCGGTGGTCGCGGAACTCGACGTGGCTGCCCGTGCGGCGATGGACGATCTGTTCAGGGTCCAGGTGCCGGCTGTTCCGGGGCATGCGCGGGAGGTGGTGGTTGGGCGCTTCGCCGGGGTACCGATCCTGGTCTACCTCGGCCGCTACCACCTTTACCAGGGGTTGACGGCCGCCGACGTTGCGGCACCGATCCGCGCGCTGCAGGGGACGCCCGTGCGCCGGCTGGTGCTGACCAACGCCGCGGGTGGGCTCGACCCGGCCTTCCAGGTCGGCGACCTGATGCTGATCCGTGACCATCTGAACCTCCCTGGATTGGCCGGGCAGAGCCCGCTGATTCCGCCGCGCGGGGCCGAGGTCGACTTCATCCCGATGCGTGATGCCTATTCCCCGGAGCTGCGGGAGCTGGCGCATGCGGCCGCCCGCGCAGTTGGTGTCTCACTGCGGGAGGGCGTCTACGCCATGGTCGCCGGGCCGAGCTATGAGACGGCCGCCGAGCTGCGCTTCTTGCGGGCCGCCGGCGCCGACGCAGTCGGCATGTCGACGGTGCCGGAGGTAGTCATGGCACGCGCGATCGGGCTGGACGTTCTAGCGCTGTCCACGATCACCAACCGCGCTGTGGCTGACGAGCCGGCCACGCCGAGTCACGAGGAGGTCGTGCGCGAGGGTGCGCGCGCGGCGGAGCGCCTCGCCGCGGTCCTGCGCGAGTTGTTGCCACGTCTCGCAGGCCAGTAG